Genomic DNA from Leucobacter triazinivorans:
GCTTAATCAGGGGGGAAATGTGCTCGCGATTCGAGAAACCGCTGATGACCTCGTTGTAATACTGAAGAACGATTTTGAAGCGGATCAGGTCAATACCAGGCTCGATTGATGAAAAATCGATGGGTAGCGAAGTTACTCGATCTTTAGTCTTCGCCTCCCACGTATGGTGGTCTGGGTCAATGGGGGCACCACTCCAAGGACCCCAATAGAACTTACCCATGGTGGCGTTGTAGTGCAGGTTCTGCTGGAAGTCCTCGATTAGCGCGGCAAGTTCTGCCGATGGCGAGGAGCCAAGGCAACCCTGTACCTCTGCGAGCAGATTGAGTACAGTCTGCCTGTCGAGGGAACGATCGTTGCTCTTAGTTGCTCGGAGCACCATATCCCCGAGTACCGTGAGCAAGTCGTCAGGTTTCGCGATCCGTTCATCCCAATAGTCACTGTCCAAAACGCGAGCGAGGAATGGCGCCTGCGTCTTTTCTGTGGCGTCAAGGAGAACAGTCCAAAACGAGATATCGTTGACCGCACTTGACGGTAGTGAAAGTCGATCCCCACCTCGCTCACGTGTACTGAGCGCATATTCGTGCTTGTTCGCGGCGCTTGTCACCACGGCGGTTGATCGGAGGTCGTCGTCTTTGGGGCGCCGATCGAGGTACTCACCGTTAAAGTCGATGAGAACGAACTGTGACCGTTCTCGGAATGACCCAACCGAGCCATACTCCTTGAACAGCTCATGGTAAAGCTTCGCCAATGTGTAGGATTTACCGCTACCAGTGTTGCCGAAAATCCCGACGTGACTCGCGAATATCGCGTTAATGCCCACAGCCACCGGCTGCGTAGGTTCCATTGCGAGTACGCCGAGCTGCAGCGGCTCGTCCCTAACAGAGACAAACGAGTGAACTAGACCAAACTCATCCGCTGTCAAGATGAAGCACTCGTTGTCGAGTAGCGGCATCTCGCGGATTCCACGTTCAAAGTGCCCGTCTTCGATGTAGCCGACCAGGCTTACGTCGAGCTGGCGGGACAACGGGTCCACAGCGCGACTGTACTTTCCGTTCGCGCCGCGGTCCTCTCCAACGACTTCGCCGTCCACCTTGGCGATCAGCTCTACGAAGCCCTTCGCGATCTTTACGTAGCTCCCAACAGCGACATTGCGAACGAGACCACCACGATACAAGAGATGTGAGCCATTCTTGAGCTTGTCTACAGCGATGCGAACTTGGCGCCCATCGACGGAGATTACCCGGCCGACACGGAAGACGGCATCATGATCCAGGGCACGGGCCTCACTCATTTGAGGGCTCCGGGGATGCCGTTCGGATGTCGAGTTCAATTCGTTGGTCAGGTGCAGGCACCTTGTCCCGCACGATTGGTGCGAAGAAATCCGAGTCAAGAACGTCGAGAGAAATCTTTCGCTCAGCCTCACCCTCGTTGGGTTGGCCCGGTGTCACGAAGACAATGTTTCCGTTCTTGATCTCCGTGTCCGGCAGGAGCTTCTCATAATCCGGAAGCGCTTCACGGGAGTAGCAGAAAATGACAACTTGGAGAGTTGGATTGGTTCGCGCGGCTCGCATCACCAGTTCCCGCAAATGTTCGTCACGGAATGAGAACCCGTGGACAAAAAGGACACTATTTTCCTTCTCCAGTTCGTTGGCAAATCGCCGGATCAGCTCGTAGTAGGTCTCGTTCAGCACAGTCGTAGCAAACTTGCGTTTGTCTGGATTGACGATGCCAAGCTTGTCGTACGACGTCGAAAAGTTTGCAATGTCCGAGGGATTCGACGACGTGTTACCGTTGGC
This window encodes:
- a CDS encoding ATP-binding protein, with product MSEARALDHDAVFRVGRVISVDGRQVRIAVDKLKNGSHLLYRGGLVRNVAVGSYVKIAKGFVELIAKVDGEVVGEDRGANGKYSRAVDPLSRQLDVSLVGYIEDGHFERGIREMPLLDNECFILTADEFGLVHSFVSVRDEPLQLGVLAMEPTQPVAVGINAIFASHVGIFGNTGSGKSYTLAKLYHELFKEYGSVGSFRERSQFVLIDFNGEYLDRRPKDDDLRSTAVVTSAANKHEYALSTRERGGDRLSLPSSAVNDISFWTVLLDATEKTQAPFLARVLDSDYWDERIAKPDDLLTVLGDMVLRATKSNDRSLDRQTVLNLLAEVQGCLGSSPSAELAALIEDFQQNLHYNATMGKFYWGPWSGAPIDPDHHTWEAKTKDRVTSLPIDFSSIEPGIDLIRFKIVLQYYNEVISGFSNREHISPLIKRLQSRVPDIKKLLVVDDTMQYDAPLLVVSLRDVNLSMRKVIPMLLCKHLYDQKKQSDPTNERYLNLIIDEAHNILSLESSRESEAWRDYRLETFEEIVKEGRKFGVFLTLASQRPHDISPTIISQLHNYFLHRLVNNLDIHAIEKAVAYLDRVSFESMPILPTGACILSGVSAQVPVVVKVGSLPAESEPNSRTMSVTKAWLTPLAETDAAPEKVPEKSNDTQPDEDDWPPF